In Triticum urartu cultivar G1812 chromosome 6, Tu2.1, whole genome shotgun sequence, the following proteins share a genomic window:
- the LOC125517236 gene encoding uncharacterized protein LOC125517236: MCAILSRLPQADVLREAGVRLACKSWRRAAVEEDLLWRRIDLAAPEDADRDAPAGWKAMTRAAVDRSAGRCESYRGRADADFLIYLGDSAPSLRSLHVTSSLYRGEGDLVTAAIKKLPLLEQLVLSRGIVKKEWLVALLEHCPRLELLDAGGCVALELIGKRLVERCESRIGKGLRWPQRGDGVCPCCAMRAQIYVDEHDE, from the exons ATGTGCGCGATCCTCAGCCGGCTCCCACAAGCCGACGTCCTCCGCGAGGCGGGAGTTAGGCTCGCGTGCAAATCGTGGCGGCGGGCAGCCGTCGAGGAGGACCTGCTGTGGCGGCGCATCGATCTCGCCGCCCCCGAGGACGCGGACCGGGACGCCCCGGCGGGATGGAAGGCAATGACCCGCGCCGCCGTGGACCGCAGCGCCGGCCGGTGCGAGTCCTACCGCGGCCGCGCCGACGCCGACTTCCTCATCTATCTCGGCGACAG CGCGCCGTCGCTGAGGAGCCTCCATGTGACGAGCTCGCTCTACAGGGGTGAGGGAGACCTAGTCACGGCGGCGATCAAGAAGCTCCCGCTGCTGGAGCAGCTGGTGCTGTCGCGCGGCATCGTGAAGAAGGAATGGCTGGTGGCCCTCCTCGAGCACTGCCCGCGCCTCGAGCTGCTCGACGCCGGCGGCTGTGTGGCCCTTGAGTTGATCGGCAAGAGGCTCGTGGAGAGGTGCGAGAGCAGGATCGGTAAGGGACTCCGGTGGCCGCAACGGGGTGATGGCGTGTGCCCTTGCTGCGCCATGCGTGCTCAGATATACGTCGATGAACACGACGAGTGA
- the LOC125515934 gene encoding FBD-associated F-box protein At5g18780-like, with the protein MERERRRAAGWEDRISELPDALRLQILSLLPLKCAIRTGALSSRWRDLWEQRWPVPSSLRLRVPPGPSGAQAQLAAVDRRGRRRVDVFSLTFHAGQLSQADLKRCVDYAAACGVEDLQLRLDGGGARGARGGQRRAGALAVHFPVGSPLLARLSVRGLHLTASANAMVATLEVIHLHSVSITDAALRRVVAACPCLRDLELRYCRHLRRIDFTTVGAANLRSLTVVDCSRTTELRVPAAPRLRSFRFSGPFLCSNLFSGVGDSFQDLYLCSGGPEAGLPPTNLPSAVPHLANITTLTICSIALQYVSASLATIVKETNLRRLKELQLLMFGMANSNLADIFSFLKTCSCPQLERLFVQLPTNTHDSFTRNYLDVAEEEQPEDGLENLRLAKMTNFKGHHNEMRLLDFLLTKASCLKKLFLVAPKEDHPQGLRKIQSDVLPLSRKAEILERASAGTQIVFSGPDSSQAQPLHSEVFIRF; encoded by the exons aTGGAGCGGgagcggcggcgcgcggcggggTGGGAGGACCGCATCTCGGAGCTCCCGGACGCGCTGCGGCTGCAGATTCTCAGCCTGCTGCCGCTCAAGTGCGCCATCCGCACCGGCGCGCTCTCCTCGCGGTGGCGGGACCTCTGGGAGCAGCGCTGGCCGGTGCCCTCCTCGCTGCGCCTCCGCGTCCCGCCGGGCCCCTCGGGGGCCCAGGCCCAGCTCGCGGCCGTGGACCGGCGCGGGCGGCGCCGGGTCGACGTCTTCTCCCTCACCTTCCACGCGGGCCAGCTGTCGCAGGCCGACCTCAAGCGCTGCGTCGACTACGCCGCGGCCTGCGGCGTCGAGGACCTGCAGCTCCGcctcgacggcggcggcgccCGCGGCGCGCGCGGGGGCCAGCGCCGCGCCGGCGCGCTCGCCGTGCACTTCCCCGTCGGGAGCCCGCTCCTCGCGCGCCTCTCGGTGCGCGGGCTCCACCTCACGGCCTCCGCCAACGCCATGGTCGCCACGCTCGAGGTCATCCACCTCCACTCCGTCTCCATCACCGACGCCGCGCTGCGCCGGGTCGTTGCCGCCTGCCCCTGCCTCCGCGACCTCGAGCTCCGCTACTGCCGCCACCTCCGCCGCATCGACTTCACCACCGTCGGGGCCGCCAACCTCAGGAGCCTCACCGTCGTCGACTGCTCCCGCACCACCGAGCTGCGGGTCCCGGCGGCGCCCCGCCTCCGTTCCTTCCGGTTCAGCGGACCCTTCCTCTGCAGCAACCTTTTCTCTGGCGTCGGAGACTCTTTCCAGGATCTCTACCTCTGCTCGGGCGGGCCAGAGGCCGGCTTGCCGCCCACCAATTTGCCCTCGGCGGTTCCTCACCTTGCCAACATCACCACCCTCACCATATGCAGCATTGCCCTCCAG TACGTGTCTGCGTCACTAGCCACCATCGTCAAGGAGACCAACCTCCGGAGATTGAAGGAGCTTCAATTGCTCATGTTCGGGATGGCCAACTCCAACCTCGCAGACATTTTTAGCTTCCTCAAGACCTGTTCCTGTCCTCAGTTGGAGAGGCTCTTCGTGCAG CTACCAACAAACACCCAtgattccttcacgaggaattacTTGGACGTGGCAGAGGAAGAACAGCCTGAAGATGGATTAGAAAACCTTCGCTTGGCCAAGATGACAAACTTCAAGGGGCATCACAATGAGATGCGTCTGCTGGACTTTCTGCTGACAAAGGCTAGTTGCCTTAAGAAATTGTTCCTGGTTGCTCCTAAAGAGGATCACCCACAAGGGCTACGAAAGATTCAGTCAGATGTGCTGCCCCTTTCTCGAAAGGCAGAAATTCTTGAAAGAGCTTCAGCAGGCACCCAGATAGTTTTCAGTGGGCCTGATAGTTCTCAGGCCCAGCCATTGCACTCGGAAGTCTTCATCAGATTTTAG